The region TAAAAATTGTTTTAATGCTTTTTCCTTTAATTCCTTAATCTCTTCTTGTGTCATAATCTAGTCTAAAAATTTTAATTTAATTTTCAAAGTCTAGACAGACTTGAGATTACACCCTCAATTTGCTTCGACATCTTTCATAATTTCTGTTTTAAAAGCATCTACCTCATCCTGGGTGTAAACTTTGGGAGCACCGGTTAGACTCGAATAATCACCATCAAAATCATCAGCGGCATTGGTATCCCAGCCTTCAAACGAAACAGAATTTCCGCCGGTTATGGTCAGGGAGTTTTTATTTGAATTTAAAGATTGAGTAACACCTTCAACCGTATTGATCTCTTTTAAAATATCATCAACTTGATCTGCAGTATAAAAGTCTGGCATTTGGGATGGCGTAATTATACCAGTAAACGAATCGGCAGATTTTGCGTGTAGTGCATAAGGCACGCTTAGCATTTGACTAATGCCATTAATTTTGTAATTTGAATTGCCATTAAGGTCTGCGAGCGTTTCTATGAAGAAGAGACCTTGAGACCAATTGATTTCATTAAAGAAACCTTTATCTATAGATCCTGTACCAATTTCCAAAGATAAAAGACCATTCTTATTAGTTATTGCCTGGTGAGTTTCTTCATACACGCTGGAACCTTTAATAGTACCTTTTCTAATAATAATTTTTAAATCTACATTAGAATTCTTAAGCAGAGCTCCCGACTCATCTCTAATTACAGCCTGATAACTCATCTTTTCTGGAGTTTGTCCAAACACGCTGACATGAATTAATGTTAAGAGCAAGCATTTAAATAACCACTTCATTCTATTACCTTTTTATAATTTTAATTGTTTTAATATGCTGATCGTTATCTGATATTCTTAACAGATAGATAGCTGCTGAAAAACGAGAGATATCTATTTTGGAACCGGGTTTTTCAATGCGATCTTCTTTTAATAACCTGCCATTTAGATCTACTATCTGGTAATTTAGAGACCGGTTAGCATAACTAGAAGCATCAATTGTAAAATTGTTGGCTACTGGGTTCGGATAGGCTAGCACCTCGAAATCTTTTTTCGTTTTTTCTACAGGTGCTGTATAAATTATGAGTGGTTGTTGGACACCTTCGGTAACCGTAATTTCCTCCTCATTATGAGATGAATAATAAACCTGGCCAATGGAATAGGACAGACTTCCTTCTGCGTTAGAAATATTACCGCCGTTTACATTAATTGAGGAGTGTAAGTTTTTATTTTTGGAATTTTTGTTTTGTGTCTTCTGGCTTTGGCATAATAGGGGCGTTAGTACAAAAAGTACTGAAATAAAGAATTTCATATGGGTGTAGGGATAGGGGCATTCAACTCTATTTTTTGGCGAATAATTTTGTCGCGAAACTAATTATTAAAATCGATAAAACAAGCAATTCAATCGTCTAAGTGCAGTCTTAAGGTCTAAAAATCAATTTTTTATGAAATTTGTAAGAGAATACTTATAAATTGATATGGTAGGATATAGTCAATATTATGCCAATAGGATTAAGCCTTATCTTCAATAAATGGAGACGTAGTAATTATAGGCTTAATGCGAGTAATTTTTAATTGGCAGGTGAAAGTCTTGAGTGCGAAAAGAAGAATAATTGTGTAGATTTTTGAACTTAACCGTGCATAATATCCCCACAAATTTTAAAAATAATATTGAAAAGTCTTATATCGATTTTGAAGAAACACTTTATCGCAAAAGGTAGTTTGTGCCTTTAGAAAGACTTTCAAAATTTTTGATATTTTAAAAGAAGAAATAGAAAAAAGAAGGTTACTGGTGTGGAAGACTAAAATAAACCTTCGAAACTTTTTAAATTAGAATTAAACCTATAAATAAGTTTCTCCTCATTTTTTGAGTTATAACACCTGTCCAGCAATATCATACCTAACCGCTTACCTTCATACTCGAGAATAAAATCAAAGGGATAATCTTCGTGAAAAATTTTATTACATTCTTCCAGGGCCTTGGAAAGTTTTATCGAATCAAGGGGTAATTCTAATTTTTTAGAGAGAACGGTTTTTATAATTTGAGTAGAGGATATATTTTTCTCGTTTTCCAGAATACTACTTATACTTGAATTTGAGGTTTGAGGTAAACTTTGGGGCCTAGAAACCAACCTTTTCCAAAATGCAGTTAGATTGTTAAAATTAATTTTGTTACAGGACTTTGGGAAGTCTATCGGTAATTCCTCCTTTTGAGTTTGCAGAAGCAAATTATCATCATTTAGTAAAGAAGAGTAGGGGGTAGATTCATCTACCATTTGGGGGTCAATTTTCATTGTTTTTTATCTCTTTTCAAATAAGAATATACAAAAAAATAGCAATATTAATTTATTTTATGATTATTAATGAAATTACGAATTTTTTTTTAAACTGTTTATTGTGTTTTTTACTGAATAAGGTGGTTTAAGAATTATACAATGATTAATGTAAGCTGATAATATATGTATGCAGCAAATCTAAACTAATTTTGATGTGAAATGAATTGTAATGTTTCAGGGAAGCTTCAAATATTTATAAGTTAATTTGTAATATTTATTTTATCTATAAAAAAAGGCAGCCAGAGAATGTGGCTGCTTTTTTTAACTAGTTTTATAATTACCTTTATTAAACATCAAACCTATCCAGGTTCATAACTTTGTCCCAGGCTTTTACAAAGTCTGTTACAAACTTTTCCTGAGAATCATCACAACCGTAAACTTCTGCTAAAGCGCGAAGTTCTGAGTTCGATCCAAAAATAAGATCTACTCTTGTACCTGTCCACTTAACTTCATTAGTAGAGCGGTCACTTCCTTCAAATTCTGTTTGAGAATCTGAAGTTGCTTTCCATGTGGTTCGCATATCCAGAATATTCTTGAAGAAATCGTTGGTTAGCTGCCCCGGGCGATTTGTAAATACACCGTGTTTAGAATCGTCGAAATTGGTATTTAACACACGCATACCTCCAACTAAAACCGTCATTTCTGGGGGAGTTAAGCTTAATAATTGCGCTCTGTCTACAAGCATTTC is a window of Salegentibacter salegens DNA encoding:
- a CDS encoding T9SS type A sorting domain-containing protein, translated to MKFFISVLFVLTPLLCQSQKTQNKNSKNKNLHSSINVNGGNISNAEGSLSYSIGQVYYSSHNEEEITVTEGVQQPLIIYTAPVEKTKKDFEVLAYPNPVANNFTIDASSYANRSLNYQIVDLNGRLLKEDRIEKPGSKIDISRFSAAIYLLRISDNDQHIKTIKIIKR